The Haloarcula laminariae genomic sequence GAAGGACAACGCGAATCCGGTGATAACAGAGGAGTTACGGGAATGGCGCGGGCGCGCCATTCCCTTGGAAGGCGAGCAGATCCAGGATGTCGTCGATGACCTCTCACGACAGTACATTGACGTGGAGGTCGAAGCCCAGTTCAAGCGAGGCCAGTACGAGGGAACGCGTTCGTTGGATACGAAGCGGTTCCGCGTCGTCGGCGTCCGCGATTCGGACGCCGACGACTACCATCTGTACATCACGAATTTGCCGAGAGAAGAGTTTCTCCCGGCGGATCTAGGGACGCTGTATCGGTGTCGCTGGGAAGTAGAGACGTTGTTCCGTGAGCTAAAAACACAGTACGAACTGGACGAGTTCGACACAAGCAACCGTGATGTCGTGGAGATTTTGCTGTACGCGGCGTTGTTGTCACTGCTGGTGAGTCGTGAGTTGTTGGATCTGGTGACCGAGCAGACTGACGATGAGATCGTGTTTCCGCCGGAGCGCTGGGCGGCGACCTTCCGGTCGCACGCCCAGCTCATCCTCCACAAACTCGGTGAGTATCTCGGTTACTCGCCACCGCCGTTGCTGGAGCGGCTGATCGAAGATGCGCAGAAGATTCACCAGCAACGACCAGTCTTACAGGAGACGCTCGCTACCGCTACGCAACCGAGGTGTGAGTCTTAGCTAAAGACGAATGGTTGATGGTATTGGCCGAATTGGCTCGTTCGACTCAATATGATGTGGGTCTGATAGCGCCGGTCGAAACTGGAAATTTACTCGCTTCCGTCCAACATCATCTGTCGAAACGACCCCAACATTATACTCGAAATATCGACTGCAGCCGTCGACTTCTCTGGGTTTGATATTGCTTTGCCAAGTCGTGATCTTTGACTCGTTATGATTGAACTCCCACGTTTCTCCTGCAGCGTTAAACTGGCCGACCGAGTTTCCCTCTGCAATGACGGTACCAGTCTCTGGGTTGCACCCTGTCCATTCAAAATGGCCGTCTAACGCTGTTGAAAGTTCTATGAACGGCAGTAAACCCTCGTCTTGGCTGGTGAACAATAGCTTCGCCCCAATCTCGTGAGTTTGGGGCCGAAGAATTGGATCTGAATCGGGCTCAAATGACCAAACCCGATCCCACTTCGCCTGCTCCGGACAGCGATGGCGATGATGTTCAACTCGGTTGCTGAACTCCTCTTCACACCACCGGCAGCAGGCCCATGTGAACTCTGACGTTGCATTTGGAGTTCTGTGATCTGAGCGAACTGCCTGATAATTTCCCGTAAGGAGATGTCGCTCTCGTTCAGACCGCTGCTGATCTTCTCTGTCAGATACTCGTTCGGATTGATCGGATTTCTTCATCTCCCAGATCTGGAAAGCGGGACGGGAATTGAACCTCTATCTCGGCGGTCGAATTGTAGAAAACCTATTCAGGATCAGTTGTGAACTGTTGAGCA encodes the following:
- a CDS encoding IS4 family transposase → MRRLTTLFPSEFLEEHAEELGVVERDGKLQIPVLVWALVFGFAAGESRTLAGFRRSYNSTADETISPGGFYQRLTPTLAEYLRDLVERGLDEVAVPDAVDADIDRFRDVMIADGTVLRLHEFLSDEFQARHEEQAGAKLHLLHNATEQTIERLDVTDEKTHDSTLFNTGSWLHGRLVLFDLAYFKYRRFALIDENDGYFVSRLKDNANPVITEELREWRGRAIPLEGEQIQDVVDDLSRQYIDVEVEAQFKRGQYEGTRSLDTKRFRVVGVRDSDADDYHLYITNLPREEFLPADLGTLYRCRWEVETLFRELKTQYELDEFDTSNRDVVEILLYAALLSLLVSRELLDLVTEQTDDEIVFPPERWAATFRSHAQLILHKLGEYLGYSPPPLLERLIEDAQKIHQQRPVLQETLATATQPRCES